A window from Fusobacterium sp. encodes these proteins:
- a CDS encoding GntR family transcriptional regulator: MGIFKPITNTNLYVEVINSIITAIATGELKSGEKIIEQTIATEMNISRAPIREAIRELAAQGIVEYIPKKGATVATLNKKSIEETYSLRALLEGMAVRLAIDNFTPEDIEAMISLSKTMTESLKKQDIENFINCDVAFHSLICQRSNHTKLQKLIENFVLQTKLYMRMSKYNMLINSSLSIEYGVHDNLIKLIKEKNKEKAEKEMKDHIMNSGEVLINYLLKSDEI, translated from the coding sequence ATGGGTATTTTTAAGCCAATAACTAATACAAATTTATATGTTGAAGTAATAAATTCTATTATTACAGCTATTGCTACAGGTGAACTCAAATCAGGAGAAAAAATAATTGAACAGACTATTGCTACTGAAATGAATATCAGCAGAGCTCCAATAAGAGAGGCCATACGAGAGCTTGCAGCACAAGGAATTGTTGAATATATTCCTAAAAAAGGAGCAACAGTTGCTACACTAAATAAAAAAAGTATAGAAGAAACTTATTCACTTCGTGCTCTTTTAGAAGGAATGGCAGTAAGACTTGCTATAGATAATTTTACGCCAGAAGATATAGAAGCTATGATATCTCTTTCTAAGACTATGACAGAAAGTCTAAAAAAACAAGATATAGAAAATTTTATTAATTGTGATGTAGCTTTTCACAGTCTTATCTGTCAAAGATCAAATCATACAAAACTTCAAAAATTAATAGAGAATTTTGTTCTTCAGACAAAACTTTATATGAGAATGTCAAAATATAATATGCTAATAAATTCAAGTCTTTCTATTGAATATGGAGTACATGATAATCTTATAAAATTAATTAAAGAAAAGAATAAAGAAAAAGCAGAAAAAGAAATGAAAGATCATATAATGAATTCTGGAGAAGTTCTTATTAATTATCTTTTAAAAAGTGATGAAATATAA
- a CDS encoding MBL fold metallo-hydrolase — protein MNIYYIYHSCFIIENLEYVLIFDYYKTPRKKNPLINMEDFIIKMDKKVIVFSSHAHADHFNPEILRWQEKNPQISYVLSSDIKLKTVPNRCYIVSEGNEIKIEGLDIKMYGSTDAGVSFWIKMGNKVVFHAGDLNWWYWPDDTKEEEEFMKNSFQKVIEDIKKNNEKINIAFFPVDPRLEENTFLGGKYFVQELHPENIIPMHFGKSYNVIKEFCNELKRTGTKGIIISECLEKLEV, from the coding sequence ATGAATATTTATTATATCTATCACAGCTGCTTTATAATTGAAAATTTAGAGTATGTTTTAATTTTTGATTATTATAAGACTCCAAGAAAGAAAAATCCCTTAATTAATATGGAAGACTTTATTATCAAGATGGATAAAAAAGTAATAGTTTTTTCTTCTCACGCACATGCTGATCATTTTAATCCTGAAATATTGAGATGGCAGGAGAAAAATCCGCAGATATCTTATGTACTTAGCAGTGATATAAAATTGAAAACGGTTCCTAACAGATGTTATATAGTTTCTGAAGGGAATGAAATCAAAATAGAAGGACTTGATATAAAAATGTATGGATCTACTGATGCTGGAGTATCTTTTTGGATAAAGATGGGAAATAAAGTTGTCTTTCATGCAGGAGATCTTAATTGGTGGTATTGGCCAGATGATACAAAAGAAGAAGAGGAATTTATGAAAAATTCTTTCCAAAAAGTAATAGAAGATATAAAGAAAAATAATGAAAAAATAAATATAGCTTTCTTTCCTGTTGATCCACGTTTAGAAGAGAATACTTTTTTGGGAGGAAAATATTTTGTTCAGGAACTCCACCCTGAAAATATTATCCCAATGCATTTTGGAAAAAGTTATAATGTAATAAAAGAATTTTGTAATGAGTTAAAAAGAACAGGAACTAAAGGTATAATAATAAGTGAATGTTTAGAAAAATTAGAGGTATAG
- a CDS encoding DEAD/DEAH box helicase codes for MNWKKMDYRLDSIYFMLKTDKKGKYIIPVFSDGTVLDNLDFIEIDDYTDKTQSILSYIKGIKEDSFFIDWEKEYQEAYLSEHSNLIPQLIDNNKFVDENMDKIQWIKENNTLSLIIKEKEEEENILYTELLLNGSFSDFEIVNEELAARNNVFYILENEDNGLHTIKELVGNIYKKELENFITITMKYFKNIEIEYKDYKVVQGEKNTPVPQIIIEKISQDNSLYLQVTIMISTMDYEFLKKNEIEHTAIVNNLERKIFISEVDLSRLPEAMEEIAKVLARLQKNIKIKTGFYVDEDNLVIMQERLAKEFIMKELLQLASKYKVVGTDKLRKYNIKAVKPKVVGNFSHSIDFLEGEIELEIEGEKFSILDVLSSYRKDSYIMLSDGTSALINRKYIEKLERLFKDSDKKKVKLSFFDLPLVEELIEDKIFSQEMNKSRDFFKGINNVKNYEIDSPNVKAQLREYQEYGFKWLAYLMDNNLGGCLADDMGLGKTLQAIAVLTRLHEEKGKKSLVIMPKSLIYNWEGEIKKFSPKLKVGIYYGNFRNLDIIKKNSVILTTYGTIRNDIETLKEMKFDTIILDESQNIKNINAQTTKAIMLLNSKNRIALSGTPIENNLGELYSLFRFLNPAMFGTAEEFNNYYAVPIQKENDQEAIEELKKKIYPFILRRVKKEVLKDLPDKIEKTMFIEMNAEQKKLYEERRSYYYKMVNNQIRENGIGKTQFFILQALNELRQITSCPEAKSNGITSSKREVLVNNIVEAVENGHKVLVFTNYINSIENICEDLKKYEINYLSMTGSTKDRQSLVDRFQKDNKYKVFIMTLKTGGVGLNLTAADTIFIYDPWWNKTVENQAIDRAYRLGQDRTVFSYKLILKDTIEEKILQLQDTKSKLLDNLISEDSSSMKVLTEKDIEFILGE; via the coding sequence ATGAATTGGAAAAAAATGGATTACAGATTAGATAGTATCTACTTTATGCTGAAAACAGATAAAAAGGGAAAATATATAATACCAGTTTTTTCTGATGGAACAGTATTAGATAATTTAGATTTTATTGAGATAGATGATTATACAGATAAAACACAATCAATTCTTTCATATATAAAAGGAATAAAGGAAGATAGTTTTTTTATTGACTGGGAAAAAGAGTATCAGGAAGCTTATTTAAGTGAACATTCAAATCTTATTCCACAACTTATTGATAATAATAAGTTTGTTGATGAAAATATGGATAAGATACAATGGATAAAAGAGAATAATACTCTTTCTTTGATAATAAAGGAAAAAGAAGAAGAAGAGAATATATTATATACTGAACTTCTTTTAAATGGCAGTTTTAGTGATTTTGAAATAGTAAATGAAGAATTAGCTGCGAGAAATAATGTTTTTTATATTTTAGAGAATGAAGATAATGGACTCCACACTATAAAAGAGCTGGTAGGAAATATTTATAAAAAAGAACTTGAAAATTTTATAACTATAACTATGAAATACTTTAAAAATATAGAAATAGAGTATAAGGATTATAAAGTGGTACAAGGAGAAAAAAATACTCCAGTGCCTCAAATAATAATAGAAAAAATATCACAAGATAATAGTTTATACCTTCAGGTAACTATTATGATTTCTACGATGGATTATGAATTTTTAAAGAAAAATGAAATAGAACATACAGCAATAGTAAATAATCTTGAAAGAAAGATATTTATAAGTGAAGTTGATTTAAGCAGGCTCCCAGAAGCTATGGAAGAGATAGCTAAAGTATTAGCTAGATTGCAAAAAAATATAAAAATAAAAACTGGATTTTATGTAGATGAGGACAATCTTGTTATAATGCAGGAACGACTCGCTAAAGAGTTTATAATGAAAGAACTTTTGCAGCTTGCATCAAAATATAAAGTAGTCGGAACAGACAAGTTAAGAAAATATAACATAAAGGCAGTAAAACCTAAAGTAGTTGGAAATTTCAGCCATTCTATAGATTTTCTTGAAGGAGAAATAGAACTGGAAATAGAAGGGGAAAAATTTTCTATATTAGATGTACTTTCATCGTATAGAAAAGATTCTTATATAATGCTTAGTGATGGAACAAGTGCTCTTATCAATAGAAAGTATATAGAAAAATTAGAAAGGCTTTTTAAAGATAGTGATAAGAAAAAAGTGAAATTATCATTCTTTGATTTACCATTAGTTGAAGAATTGATAGAGGATAAAATATTTTCTCAAGAGATGAATAAAAGCAGAGATTTTTTTAAAGGAATAAATAATGTAAAAAATTATGAAATAGATTCGCCTAATGTAAAAGCTCAACTTAGAGAATACCAAGAATATGGATTTAAATGGCTGGCATATCTTATGGATAATAATTTAGGAGGTTGCTTAGCTGATGATATGGGCCTTGGAAAAACTCTTCAAGCAATAGCAGTTTTGACAAGACTTCATGAAGAAAAAGGAAAAAAGAGTCTTGTTATAATGCCAAAAAGTTTGATATATAACTGGGAAGGTGAAATAAAAAAGTTTAGCCCTAAACTAAAAGTAGGTATTTATTATGGAAACTTTAGAAATCTAGACATAATAAAAAAGAACAGTGTGATACTTACTACATATGGAACAATTAGAAATGATATTGAAACTTTAAAAGAAATGAAATTTGATACAATAATTCTTGATGAATCTCAAAATATAAAAAATATCAATGCACAAACAACAAAAGCAATAATGCTTCTTAATTCAAAAAATAGAATAGCATTAAGTGGAACTCCTATTGAGAATAATCTTGGAGAACTGTATTCATTATTCAGATTTTTAAATCCAGCAATGTTTGGAACAGCAGAGGAGTTTAATAATTATTATGCTGTGCCCATACAAAAAGAAAACGATCAAGAAGCAATTGAAGAATTGAAAAAGAAAATTTATCCTTTTATATTAAGAAGAGTGAAAAAAGAAGTACTCAAAGATTTACCAGATAAGATAGAAAAAACTATGTTTATAGAAATGAATGCAGAGCAAAAGAAACTTTATGAAGAAAGAAGAAGTTACTATTACAAAATGGTAAATAATCAGATAAGAGAAAACGGAATAGGAAAGACACAATTTTTTATTCTTCAAGCTCTTAATGAACTCAGACAAATAACAAGTTGTCCAGAAGCTAAGAGTAATGGAATCACTTCAAGTAAGAGAGAAGTTCTGGTAAACAATATAGTAGAAGCTGTAGAAAATGGACATAAAGTGCTTGTATTTACAAATTATATAAACTCTATAGAGAATATATGCGAAGATTTAAAAAAATATGAGATAAATTATCTTTCAATGACTGGAAGTACAAAGGACAGACAATCTTTAGTGGATAGATTTCAAAAAGATAACAAATATAAAGTTTTCATCATGACATTGAAAACAGGAGGAGTAGGGTTGAATCTTACTGCTGCTGACACAATATTTATATATGATCCATGGTGGAATAAAACAGTAGAAAATCAGGCAATAGATAGAGCTTATAGATTAGGTCAGGATAGAACAGTATTTTCCTATAAGCTAATATTAAAAGATACAATAGAAGAAAAAATATTGCAATTACAAGATACAAAAAGCAAGTTATTAGATAATTTAATATCTGAAGATAGTTCGTCTATGAAAGTACTTACTGAAAAAGATATTGAATTTATACTTGGAGAATAG
- a CDS encoding replication initiation protein yields MKKNFNDYISLSEKEIDIKFNKIFSKKEKILFDFLLKDKEDILNNNILVPILKIKKLLMLGELENILKIFQKLAEKLIIYTIFKLELIEKKGAFSIISSYHIEKNNIKVIFTEEFKSIFQKNSYFQKNDFDILLFFQNDYAIALYNFLKFNISMNKSIEISIYKLKNLLGLEKSYDRFFDFEKMILKPAFKEISKVTKKNIEYTKIKNRDSSNSKIIGLLLEIKDVNEQEKATLTNNIIEKIETVISVADIKKDLWTKVFKSLDDKTYDYIIKNVNYSIAHYPKNGFKIFFEEALDLNYAENRFKNKIIKFSETFKCIENIEKKYTSLAQLHSDLFKILANLKFNYLTLNPQFLKSLQSLKIRKELEYFDNDFIIFAEYNDNEISYISLFEN; encoded by the coding sequence TTGAAGAAAAATTTTAATGATTATATCAGTTTAAGTGAAAAAGAGATAGATATCAAATTTAATAAAATTTTTTCAAAAAAAGAAAAAATTCTCTTTGACTTTTTATTAAAAGACAAAGAAGATATATTAAATAATAATATTCTTGTTCCAATACTAAAAATAAAAAAACTTCTTATGTTGGGAGAATTGGAAAATATTCTCAAAATATTTCAAAAACTTGCAGAAAAATTGATTATCTATACTATTTTTAAATTAGAATTAATTGAAAAAAAAGGTGCTTTTTCAATTATTTCCTCTTATCATATAGAAAAAAATAATATTAAAGTAATTTTTACTGAAGAATTTAAATCTATTTTTCAAAAAAATTCTTATTTTCAAAAAAACGATTTCGATATATTACTTTTTTTCCAAAATGATTATGCTATTGCTCTATACAATTTTCTTAAATTTAATATATCTATGAATAAATCTATTGAAATTTCTATATATAAATTAAAAAATCTGCTAGGATTGGAAAAATCCTATGATAGATTTTTTGATTTTGAAAAAATGATACTTAAACCTGCCTTTAAAGAAATTTCAAAAGTAACTAAAAAAAATATTGAATATACAAAAATAAAAAATAGAGACTCATCTAATTCTAAAATCATAGGATTACTTCTTGAAATAAAAGATGTAAATGAACAAGAAAAAGCAACTCTTACTAATAATATTATAGAAAAAATAGAAACAGTAATCTCAGTAGCAGACATAAAAAAAGACCTTTGGACAAAGGTCTTCAAATCTCTGGATGATAAAACTTATGATTATATAATAAAAAATGTAAACTATAGCATAGCACACTATCCTAAAAATGGTTTTAAGATTTTTTTCGAAGAAGCTCTTGATTTAAATTATGCTGAAAATAGATTTAAAAATAAAATTATTAAGTTTTCCGAAACATTTAAATGTATTGAAAATATTGAAAAAAAATATACTTCTCTTGCTCAACTTCACTCTGATTTATTTAAAATACTGGCAAATTTAAAATTTAATTACCTTACTTTAAATCCTCAGTTTTTAAAATCTCTCCAATCTCTAAAAATAAGAAAAGAGCTTGAATATTTTGACAATGATTTCATAATATTTGCTGAATATAATGATAATGAAATAAGTTATATATCATTATTTGAAAATTAA
- a CDS encoding amidohydrolase/deacetylase family metallohydrolase: MKVIIKNGRLLDTKNKLYMARADIMIEDGRIKKIEENIKEEGSKIIDVENSIVAPGFIDIHVHCFPKGTAISSFPDEIGVKRGVTSVIDAGTSGADTIEDFYENFIKKSKTRIFACLNIAYEGLKTLSELSDMKNIDKEKIKESLEKYPEVIVGLKARASGSVVKENGVNPIAEGKKIASELKVPLVVHIGNAPPKVEDVLNILGAGDVVTHCYNNKVNGLIREGKVINEVKEAIKHGVLFDIGHGSESFSLDTAAEGLKEGFEADMISTDIYERNMITPVGSLENTINKMIYLGWSVEKCIEKVTYEPAKAFKLKKLGELKVGYMGDLTIFDIVENGRLELKDSVNKVVTAKKYIKTKYVFIKDELIKKEDI, encoded by the coding sequence GTGAAGGTTATTATAAAAAATGGAAGACTTTTAGATACCAAAAATAAATTATATATGGCAAGAGCAGATATAATGATAGAAGATGGAAGAATAAAGAAGATTGAAGAAAATATTAAAGAAGAGGGAAGTAAAATAATAGATGTAGAAAATAGTATAGTAGCTCCTGGATTTATAGATATTCATGTCCATTGTTTTCCAAAGGGAACAGCAATAAGCTCTTTTCCAGATGAAATAGGAGTAAAAAGGGGAGTAACTTCAGTAATAGATGCTGGAACTTCTGGAGCAGATACAATAGAGGACTTTTACGAAAACTTTATAAAAAAATCAAAAACAAGAATATTTGCCTGTTTGAATATTGCTTATGAAGGTTTGAAAACTCTTAGTGAACTTAGTGATATGAAGAATATAGATAAAGAAAAAATAAAAGAATCATTAGAGAAATATCCAGAAGTAATAGTAGGTTTAAAAGCAAGAGCAAGTGGGTCAGTGGTAAAAGAAAATGGAGTAAATCCAATAGCAGAAGGGAAAAAAATAGCTTCAGAACTAAAAGTTCCTTTGGTAGTACATATAGGTAATGCTCCTCCAAAAGTAGAGGATGTATTAAATATTTTAGGAGCAGGAGATGTGGTTACTCATTGCTATAATAATAAAGTAAATGGATTAATAAGAGAAGGAAAAGTTATTAATGAAGTTAAAGAGGCAATAAAACATGGAGTTCTTTTTGATATAGGGCATGGTTCAGAAAGCTTTTCTCTAGATACAGCAGCAGAAGGATTAAAAGAAGGATTTGAAGCTGATATGATAAGTACAGATATCTATGAGAGAAATATGATAACACCAGTGGGAAGTTTAGAAAATACAATAAATAAAATGATATATCTTGGATGGTCAGTGGAAAAATGTATAGAAAAAGTTACATATGAACCAGCTAAAGCATTTAAATTGAAAAAGTTAGGAGAACTTAAAGTAGGTTATATGGGAGATCTTACTATATTTGATATAGTAGAAAATGGGAGATTAGAATTAAAAGACAGTGTAAATAAAGTAGTAACAGCAAAAAAATATATAAAAACAAAATATGTATTTATAAAAGATGAATTAATAAAAAAGGAGGATATTTAG
- a CDS encoding SFCGS family glycine-rich protein: MEKEILVVIGHRLGKGQNVAKGIEAAGGKAIVIPGMAADMKLGDVMKENNATFGISFCGSGGAGAIMAQTKYGYKATSHLRSVEAGVTAIKQGYEVVGFGFLDTEELGRRLVEEYKRVNKM, encoded by the coding sequence ATGGAAAAAGAAATTTTAGTAGTAATAGGACACAGACTTGGAAAAGGTCAAAATGTAGCAAAAGGTATAGAAGCAGCTGGTGGAAAAGCAATAGTTATACCTGGAATGGCAGCAGACATGAAACTTGGAGATGTAATGAAAGAAAATAATGCAACATTTGGAATTTCTTTCTGTGGAAGTGGAGGAGCTGGAGCGATAATGGCTCAAACAAAATATGGGTATAAAGCAACATCTCATTTAAGATCAGTAGAAGCAGGAGTTACAGCTATTAAACAAGGATATGAAGTAGTAGGGTTTGGGTTTTTAGATACAGAAGAATTAGGAAGAAGATTAGTAGAAGAGTACAAAAGAGTAAATAAAATGTAA
- a CDS encoding DUF4312 family protein has translation MREAKLISEIKNMKIKDSGKTKEEVLGKIFASFRRKVQTETIGVIVKLEPIETYLINIEEEKITERFLELFMPREKTVYHIEMEIEYEIKYIKL, from the coding sequence ATGAGAGAGGCTAAATTAATTAGCGAAATAAAAAATATGAAAATAAAAGATTCAGGAAAAACAAAAGAGGAAGTTTTAGGAAAAATATTTGCTTCTTTCAGAAGAAAAGTCCAAACTGAAACAATAGGAGTTATAGTTAAGCTTGAACCTATTGAAACATATCTTATAAATATAGAGGAAGAAAAGATAACAGAACGATTTTTAGAACTTTTTATGCCAAGAGAAAAAACTGTATATCATATAGAAATGGAAATAGAATATGAAATCAAATATATAAAACTCTAA
- a CDS encoding DUF4311 domain-containing protein — protein sequence MVFIVIKSLIIGFIGGTAIAAGAARMFHTPNSQSMGAFRTLGELNACQGDTMAHFSFGLGFLFNAAAAVVAAGALTQDVFHRVVPNFAAAALLSKNKKVEETLHDPMKMGIAGGFIGALVVTFLNTVAFLIPASLSQIAKEILSPAAALMINPVMPIVFWLAALDAGKITGVWATVLGGMAHMIMGNAVPGIVLGILIGQTIDENGYNKSVKVMITIVVILFVVIAYFRGFFAKLGL from the coding sequence ATGGTATTTATAGTCATTAAATCATTAATAATTGGATTTATAGGAGGAACAGCAATAGCAGCAGGAGCAGCTAGAATGTTCCATACACCTAATTCACAATCAATGGGAGCTTTTCGTACATTAGGGGAACTGAATGCATGTCAGGGAGATACAATGGCACATTTTTCATTTGGGTTAGGTTTTTTATTTAATGCAGCAGCAGCAGTAGTGGCAGCAGGAGCACTTACTCAGGATGTTTTTCATAGAGTAGTTCCTAATTTTGCAGCAGCAGCATTATTATCTAAAAATAAAAAAGTTGAAGAAACTTTGCATGATCCTATGAAAATGGGGATAGCAGGAGGATTTATAGGAGCACTTGTAGTTACATTTTTAAATACAGTAGCTTTCCTTATTCCAGCATCTCTTTCTCAAATAGCTAAGGAAATATTATCTCCAGCAGCGGCTTTAATGATCAATCCAGTAATGCCAATAGTATTTTGGCTTGCAGCTTTAGATGCTGGAAAGATAACTGGAGTATGGGCAACAGTTTTAGGAGGAATGGCCCATATGATTATGGGAAATGCTGTCCCAGGAATAGTTTTAGGTATCCTTATAGGACAGACTATTGATGAAAATGGATATAACAAATCTGTAAAAGTAATGATTACAATAGTAGTTATTCTGTTTGTTGTAATTGCTTACTTTAGAGGATTTTTCGCTAAATTAGGACTATAG
- a CDS encoding DUF4310 family protein — protein MENKKSNFLLADMSFPILVGMACAAIFAGTHMYVVHKVGAFNEIFVVKMLDQGLNGGDYAAAAGFAAGFLIARVLEGPLVGLLDIGGSLMTGVGVGIPALFLASGIESPVKSFPLALIVGGAIGITIGFIIIAIRKAMPDGMSAGGTGIMMGAGNATGRFLGPLIILSAIQYNIPAGVGSFLGAALFYKFDRHIAGGAIIGAMLIGGLALLF, from the coding sequence ATGGAGAATAAAAAAAGTAATTTTCTATTAGCTGATATGTCATTTCCAATATTAGTAGGAATGGCATGTGCAGCAATATTTGCAGGAACTCATATGTATGTAGTACATAAAGTTGGAGCCTTTAATGAAATATTTGTAGTAAAAATGCTTGATCAAGGACTTAATGGTGGAGATTATGCAGCAGCAGCAGGATTTGCAGCGGGATTTCTTATTGCAAGAGTACTAGAAGGACCTTTAGTAGGATTGCTTGATATAGGGGGATCTTTAATGACTGGAGTTGGAGTCGGGATACCAGCATTATTCTTGGCTTCTGGAATAGAAAGTCCTGTAAAAAGTTTTCCTTTGGCTTTAATAGTGGGAGGGGCTATTGGTATTACTATTGGATTTATTATAATCGCTATAAGAAAAGCTATGCCAGATGGTATGTCAGCTGGAGGTACGGGAATAATGATGGGAGCTGGGAATGCTACTGGAAGATTTCTTGGTCCATTAATCATATTGTCTGCTATTCAATACAATATTCCAGCAGGAGTAGGATCATTTTTAGGAGCAGCTCTTTTTTATAAATTTGATAGACATATAGCAGGTGGAGCAATAATTGGAGCTATGCTTATTGGAGGATTAGCTTTACTTTTCTAA
- a CDS encoding DgaE family pyridoxal phosphate-dependent ammonia lyase, protein MNIYEKIGLKRVINGSGKMTALGVSKISDTVAETMKEAGQNFVVIDDLMDRVGEMISEVTGGEDTCVTSSASAAIALSVAGLITGKSLTLIEKLPYTTGLKNKVVLQKGHAVNYGAPITTMIRLGGGVPIEVGCSNEVKYEHVEEAIDENTVALLYVKSHHAVQKGMLSIEEMSEIAKKYHLPLIIDAAAEEDIHKYLKLGGDLVIYSGAKALCGPASGFVTGKKEYIDAIKLQYKGIGRAMKIGKVCMMGLMKAVEEYSKRDEKAVVDEQMRLAKLLIRELKDEPKVETAIVQDEAGREIYRVQIKLNEKLTDMSGKDFMKHLREGEAEIHVRKHYANLGIVNVDMRALTESDIKFIGKRVKEILK, encoded by the coding sequence ATGAATATATATGAGAAAATAGGGTTAAAAAGAGTTATCAATGGGAGTGGAAAGATGACTGCTTTAGGAGTATCTAAAATAAGTGATACTGTAGCTGAAACTATGAAAGAAGCAGGACAGAATTTTGTAGTCATAGATGACTTAATGGATAGAGTGGGAGAGATGATATCTGAAGTTACAGGAGGAGAAGATACTTGTGTTACATCTAGTGCTTCAGCAGCCATTGCTCTTTCAGTAGCTGGATTAATAACAGGAAAAAGTCTTACTCTGATAGAAAAACTTCCATATACAACTGGATTGAAAAATAAGGTTGTTCTTCAAAAAGGACATGCTGTAAACTATGGAGCTCCAATTACTACCATGATAAGATTAGGCGGAGGAGTTCCAATAGAAGTGGGATGCAGTAATGAAGTAAAATATGAGCATGTAGAAGAAGCAATAGATGAAAATACAGTAGCACTTCTATATGTGAAATCTCACCATGCAGTACAAAAAGGTATGCTTTCTATAGAAGAAATGTCAGAAATAGCTAAAAAGTATCATCTTCCTTTGATAATAGATGCAGCAGCTGAAGAAGATATACACAAATATCTTAAATTAGGTGGAGATTTAGTAATATATTCTGGAGCTAAAGCTTTGTGTGGTCCAGCTTCTGGATTTGTTACAGGGAAAAAAGAGTATATAGATGCAATAAAGTTACAGTATAAAGGTATTGGAAGAGCTATGAAAATAGGCAAAGTGTGTATGATGGGTCTGATGAAAGCTGTAGAAGAATACTCAAAAAGAGATGAAAAAGCAGTAGTAGATGAACAAATGAGATTAGCAAAGCTTTTGATAAGAGAATTAAAAGATGAACCAAAAGTAGAAACAGCCATAGTACAAGATGAAGCTGGAAGAGAAATTTATAGAGTTCAAATAAAGCTTAATGAAAAGCTCACTGATATGTCAGGAAAAGACTTTATGAAACATCTGAGAGAAGGAGAAGCAGAAATTCATGTAAGAAAACATTATGCTAATCTTGGAATAGTAAATGTAGATATGAGGGCTCTTACTGAAAGCGATATCAAATTTATAGGAAAAAGAGTAAAAGAGATTTTAAAATAA
- the dagF gene encoding 2-dehydro-3-deoxy-phosphogluconate aldolase, translated as MQTKIRFYKDRVAVNFLAKDKKNGADVFNAIDGYTAIGVLSKQFDTVEEGIEYVKDYMKDVPIVSVGLGAGDPAQFQKAALIAAATDPGHVNQVFTGAAYAAGALKALKAENTAVNVLMSPTGIVGKVKISTGELSSKEEPAIIDVDIAMAMVLDMRAQGIKYFPMGGLKSKDELKAVAEACARHGVPMMEPSGGVDLSNFKEITKICLDAGVEKVMPHIYGAVIDKESGNTKIEDVKAVYQMVKELLD; from the coding sequence ATGCAGACAAAAATCAGATTTTATAAAGATAGAGTAGCAGTAAATTTTCTAGCAAAAGATAAAAAAAATGGAGCAGATGTATTCAATGCAATAGATGGATATACAGCTATAGGGGTTTTATCAAAGCAGTTTGATACAGTAGAAGAAGGAATTGAATACGTAAAAGATTATATGAAAGATGTACCAATAGTTTCAGTAGGACTTGGGGCAGGGGATCCAGCACAATTTCAAAAAGCAGCTTTAATAGCAGCAGCAACTGATCCAGGGCATGTAAATCAGGTATTTACAGGAGCAGCATATGCAGCAGGAGCATTAAAAGCACTGAAAGCAGAAAATACAGCAGTAAATGTATTGATGAGTCCAACTGGAATAGTAGGAAAAGTAAAAATTTCAACTGGAGAATTGAGTTCAAAAGAGGAACCAGCAATAATAGATGTAGATATAGCAATGGCAATGGTATTAGATATGAGAGCTCAAGGAATAAAATATTTTCCAATGGGTGGATTAAAATCAAAAGATGAGTTAAAAGCAGTGGCAGAAGCTTGTGCAAGACATGGAGTTCCAATGATGGAACCATCAGGTGGAGTAGATTTAAGTAACTTTAAAGAAATTACGAAAATATGTCTAGATGCAGGAGTAGAAAAAGTAATGCCACATATTTATGGAGCAGTAATAGATAAAGAAAGCGGGAATACAAAAATAGAAGATGTAAAAGCAGTGTATCAAATGGTTAAGGAACTTTTAGATTAA